From the Saccharomonospora marina XMU15 genome, the window GTGCAGGTCGCGCAGCGCACCGTTGGCCCGCACCTTGACCGTCTCGGTCGGCAGGTCGTACGCGTCGAGCACGGCGGCCCGTAGCGCCGGATGCGCCTCGTCGAGGAAACCCACGAGCGCGGCCGCCGACCGCGCCCGCACCTCCAGCGGGCACACGAGCGGCTCGGCACCCCGGTCGGAGCCCTCACGACCCGGCACCTCGGCCGGATCGAGCACCAGCACGTCGGTCCTGGCGCTGGGCGCGGGTCTACGATCGGCGCGCTCAGCGGGCAGCAGCCGAACCGGTATTGAAATCTGTGATTTGAGCCACAGCAGGTGCTCGCGTTCGGCCGCGTCGGCACGGCTCAACCCCGCCGCCTCAACGGCCTTGAGCAACAGCTCGTCAGGGGGGTCACCGAACACCGAAAGCGGTTCGTACACCCGCAGGTAGGCCACGAACGGACGAAGCACTCATGAATCGTGGCACGGCCTGCCCGATGTGCCCGCACCGGCTGGTCCGTCGCGTGTCCCGGAAGCGATACTGTCACGGTTCGCACACCGTGCCACGTCGCATAGAGGCCCACCGGCACGGTACGGTGTGTGCAGGAAATAGTTGTCGAGACGACGCGGGGCCGCCGTTTCCCCCGGCCGCCCCGCCCCTGTGCAAGGGGGTCGAGCCATGGGGCGCGGCCGAGCTAAGGCCAAGCAGACGAAAGTGGCCCGGGAGCTCAAGTACAGCGTTCCCACCACGGACTTCGATGCACTACAGCGCGAGCTGTCGGGTAACTCATCCAATGACAGTCGCGAGGACGAGGACCGGTACGAGGACCCGTACGACGACGGGTACGACGACTACCACCGTTGACACAGGCGTGACGCGAGGGTGGGGTGGGGTCAACAGCCCCTACTCCACCCTCGCGTTCCGCCTGCGGTCTGTCGGTGCCGTCGTGCAGGCGGTTGATGTCGCGTACCGGGCGGTGCCTGTCGCGGCATCGGCCCGGAACGTGAGGAGAAGCTGTCATGCCTGACATCCAGCGGGTAGGCGTCGTCGGCGCGGGCCTGATGGGCTCCGGCATCGCCGAGGTCCACGCCCGCGCCGGGCTGGACGTGGTGGTCACCGAGGTCAGCCAACCGGCACTCGATGCGGGCAAGAGCCGCGTCGAGAAGTCGCTACGGCGAGCCGTGCGCAGCGGCAAGCTCACCGAGGCGGAGGCCGACACGGCACTCGGCAGGATCACCTTCACCACGGACACCGCCGCGTTCGCCGATCGCGACCTCGTCGTGGAGGCCGTTCTCGAGCAGGAGCAGGCCAAGGTGGAGGTGTTCAAGTCGCTCGACAAGATCGTCGAGCGGGAGGACGCGGTTCTGGCGTCCAACACCTCGTCCATCCCGATCATGAAGCTCGGGATGGCCACCGAACGGCCGCAACAGGTGGTCGGTATCCACTTCTTCAACCCGGTGCCGGTACTGCCGCTGGTGGAACTGGTGCCTTCACTGCTGACCGGCGACAAGACGGCCGATCGCGCGGAGGCGCACGTTCGCGACGCGCTGGGCAAGACGGTGATCAGGTCGCAGGACCGCGCCGGATTCATCGTCAACGCCCTGCTCGTGCCGTACCTGCTGTCCGCGATCCGGATGTTCGAGTCCGGTTTCGCCTCCGCGGAGGACATCGATCAGGGCATGGAGAAGGGCACGGCGCATCCGATGGGTCCGCTGCGGCTGGCCGACCTGATCGGACTGGATACGATCAAGGCCATCGCGGACTCGATGTACGCCGAGTTCAAGGAGCCGCTGTACTCCTCGCCGCCGCTGCTGCTGCGCATGGTCGACGCCGGGCTGCTCGGCAAGAAGACCGGTAGGGGCTTCTACAGCTACGACTAGGCTGCGCGGCGTGCAGGCGCGGCTACGAGTGGGACTCGTCGGCGCGGGCGCATGGGGGCGGACGGTGCACGCTCCCGGCCTCGCCGATCACCCCGCCACGCGACTGACGGGCGTGTGGACCCGCCGTCCCGATCCGGCAGCAGCGCTCGCGCGGCAGTTCGGCGCGCGGATGTTCGGCTCCTTCGCCGAACTCCTCGACTCCGTGGACGCTGTCGCTTTCGCGGTGCCGCCGTCGGTACAGGCCGAGCTCGCGCCGCGGGCTGCGGCAGCGGGCAAGCACCTGATCCTCGAAAAGCCGCTCGCCACCGACCTCGTCGGCGCACGCCGCATCGCCGACGCGGTCGACGAGCACGGTGTGGTGGCGTTGCTGATGCTCACCCTGCGCTACGCGCTGCCGACGCGTGACTGGCTGGCCGGACTGGCCGAGGCGGGAAGCTGGGCAGGCGGCAGCGCGCGCTGGCTGTCCGGCGCGCTGCTGGGCGAGGTGTACGGCAACTCGCCGTGGCGGCACACCGAAGGCGCACTCGCCGACATCGGACCACACGCCTTCGACCTGCTCGACGCCGCGCTCGGCGAGATCACCGGTGTGCTCGCCGCCAGCCGCGACAGCAACGACCTGTGGCATGTGCTGCTCGAACACTCCGGCGGAGCGAGGAGCACGGTGGCTCTTTCGAACCGGCTGCCGATGCGACCGACCGTTGTCGAGTTCGCCGTGTACGGCGAACACGGGTTCCGCTCGCTGGCCGGGAAGCCGCACTCGCGGGCGGAGTCCTACACCTCACTGCTCGACGACTTCGCTGCCATGATCGCCACCGGCACCCTGGCGCACCCGTGCGACGTGCGCCGAGGGGTGCACCTGCAACGGGTGATCGCCGACTGCTTTCGCCTACTGCCGTGACGGCGGCACCGGCGCCGCCGGTGGTCAGTCGTCGAACTTCCCGCGCCGCCCCCGCTTGAGCTCTCCTCGCCGCTTCTTGGCCGAGATGCGCCGCTCCCGCGAACCCCTTGTGGGTTTCGTAGGGCGGCGCTTGCGTGGGGGTGGCGCCGCTGCTTCCCGCAGCAAGGCGACGAGC encodes:
- a CDS encoding DUF3073 domain-containing protein — translated: MGRGRAKAKQTKVARELKYSVPTTDFDALQRELSGNSSNDSREDEDRYEDPYDDGYDDYHR
- a CDS encoding 3-hydroxybutyryl-CoA dehydrogenase yields the protein MPDIQRVGVVGAGLMGSGIAEVHARAGLDVVVTEVSQPALDAGKSRVEKSLRRAVRSGKLTEAEADTALGRITFTTDTAAFADRDLVVEAVLEQEQAKVEVFKSLDKIVEREDAVLASNTSSIPIMKLGMATERPQQVVGIHFFNPVPVLPLVELVPSLLTGDKTADRAEAHVRDALGKTVIRSQDRAGFIVNALLVPYLLSAIRMFESGFASAEDIDQGMEKGTAHPMGPLRLADLIGLDTIKAIADSMYAEFKEPLYSSPPLLLRMVDAGLLGKKTGRGFYSYD
- a CDS encoding Gfo/Idh/MocA family protein, translated to MQARLRVGLVGAGAWGRTVHAPGLADHPATRLTGVWTRRPDPAAALARQFGARMFGSFAELLDSVDAVAFAVPPSVQAELAPRAAAAGKHLILEKPLATDLVGARRIADAVDEHGVVALLMLTLRYALPTRDWLAGLAEAGSWAGGSARWLSGALLGEVYGNSPWRHTEGALADIGPHAFDLLDAALGEITGVLAASRDSNDLWHVLLEHSGGARSTVALSNRLPMRPTVVEFAVYGEHGFRSLAGKPHSRAESYTSLLDDFAAMIATGTLAHPCDVRRGVHLQRVIADCFRLLP